Below is a window of Veillonella rodentium DNA.
TATTCAAATCCATTGTCAGTGGTGAAAATAAGTCCATATTGGGCGATATGGCTCGATCCGGACTTGCATTTCTCAGTAAAGGCTATGAAAAGGCCGTATCAATCCGCAATGCCCGTTTCGATGAAGGAAAGGGCGTTAATAAGGTGACTGTGCCTGTCATCAGCGTCGGTAATATCACGGCCGGAGGTACCGGTAAGACGCCGATGGTGCGATTTATTTGTGATGTGCTCGCTCAGAAAGGATTTCATCCTACTGTGTTGAGCCGAGGCTATCGGGCGGAGGATAATAAAAAGAATATTATTATTTCCCGAGACGGTACCATGCTGGTGGAGCCGACCATAAGTGGTGATGAAGCCTGGTTGTTGGCAAAGGTGTTGTCGAAATCTAACGTTATTATCGGTCGGGATCGTACTCAATCGGCGATTATTGCCATTGATAAGCTTGGTGCGGATTGTCTGGTTATGGACGACGGCTTTCAGCATAGGGGGCTGGCTCGAGACATCGATATTGTCCTTGTCGATGCATCCAATCCGTTCGGTTATGAGCATGTACTGCCGCGAGGTTTATTACGTGAACCGCTAAGCGGGTTACAGCGGGCCGATATCATTGTCCTCACGAAGGTTGATCAGGTGGCACCGGGAATCGTATCGAGCATACGGAAACGATTGGC
It encodes the following:
- the lpxK gene encoding tetraacyldisaccharide 4'-kinase; its protein translation is MSGEELFKSIVSGENKSILGDMARSGLAFLSKGYEKAVSIRNARFDEGKGVNKVTVPVISVGNITAGGTGKTPMVRFICDVLAQKGFHPTVLSRGYRAEDNKKNIIISRDGTMLVEPTISGDEAWLLAKVLSKSNVIIGRDRTQSAIIAIDKLGADCLVMDDGFQHRGLARDIDIVLVDASNPFGYEHVLPRGLLREPLSGLQRADIIVLTKVDQVAPGIVSSIRKRLAQMLPQTPIYETIHKPQALYTLDEWAAGAKGSPVGTHKEKRIMAVSGIGNPQSFTRTLVDVGYNVVHTLAFGDHHEFTNDDVVEIWKQAFAHQADMICITEKDAVKLSQLHAIEDLKTPILVLSIGIEFVAGKQEFIENLEI